Below is a genomic region from Manduca sexta isolate Smith_Timp_Sample1 unplaced genomic scaffold, JHU_Msex_v1.0 HiC_scaffold_570, whole genome shotgun sequence.
gggcatcttcccgatgacgtgagatgggtgctgaggaggcgaaacgcagcactaaaagcctgcgtgtctgacccctccccggatcgacgacgtctcgcgcgttacctccaacgtgaggccagacgtcgcgtaaaggacgccgtcgattcgaggtgggagcagcacttgtcggaaatccaaccgacccacacggccttttggaagctggtccgctctttcaagagaaaggatgtggcctcttttcctccgctcaatcgtccgaatcaacgccccgcgtttgacgacgacgagaaagcggaactattagcctccaccctgcagtctcaatgctcgctcgaatCCATTCCCGTAGACCGcgatcatcttgttgcggtagacACATACGTCGAAAGTAGGAATGCGATCCCTTCGCCGCCTATTCCGCGACCGTTTCAAACAATCGACCCGGACGTCGACGCGCCCCCCGACCCCCTCGCCCCGGTGACGATCGAAGAAGTCGtcactctgatcaaggcacttaataggcgaaaagcccccggggctgacggtatccccactaggttactgaaaatgctaccggggcatctggtcaagattcttgccgacatcctcaatgcagcattccagaactgctactttcctgaggcctggaaagaagcagtcgtgatagggattcacaagccgggtaaacccgcgtcagatccggcctcttataggcccattagcctccttagtacgatagggaaactttatgagcggatcgtcctcgaccgtctcaaaatagtagccaATTCTCACAATCTGCTCCTCCGGAGCAGTTTGGTTTCCGTaataggcacagttgcgtgcatcagagtaccgcatcacggagcatgtctacTCTAAATTCAAGTTAGGATTttataccggtgctctcttcttcgatgttgagaaagcattcgacaaagtgtggcacaacggcttgctgtacaagctgtacactctcaacgtgcccacacatctcgtgcacatcatacgagaatttttgtcgaatcgcggtttcaaatatcgcgTCGAAGGCATCCTCTCCTCTAGACATACCATCTCGaccggagtcccgcaaggctccgcgctatcacccttttctcgctatatactagcgatattcctaaattcaaagacgcccatctggcggATGAtacggcgatctacgcttcacgtagagagccggaacatgtggtgcgcactttgcaggccgccgccgaccagctcggcgagtggtttcgcaaatggcgcatcaccGTCAACCCTCCAAAAGCCAAGCTATCCTATTCTATAGGAAGTTTCAGAgaagcgcctaacgcttcagttagattgtctggccagatcatcccttggacccataaggtcaaatatctaggtgtgaTCCTTGATCAGAAGTTGACCTTCGtcccacacgtaaatgcggtacgcgcgcgagccgcattcgcgatgggccagctccactggctcttaaacagaaaagtaagatgtctatccgcaacaagattaggatctttactacgtgcgttagaccgatcatgacgtacgcgtcccccgtgttcgcgcatataccgcctgctcgacttcagcgtctgcaggtgttacaaaacaaattcctcagacgtgcactcgatgccccgtggtacgttcgcaatcgcaacctccacgtggacaccgatatgccgaccatcaggcactttatgcacatggccagcagacgctatttcgataaggcggtcaatcacccgaatCCGTTAATCCgactaaattctaaatacactccatttgaccgcgccaaatggagaagaccgcgttcagtcttatcagatccagaggacgatataactctggcaatacgtagaaagcacgagctgcttaaaaagctcaaacactcaacacgaccgctgctccgtcctcgccgtcgaggacctcgccgcgtcccccgtcgtcccgacccttctgataattctggcccgggcgccgatgtaaacatgttagactgttaggtcgtttttcgctcctttcgcgtttccataatcgctgatgtccccaaaacatcttctctcagtggccgtcctgagccgaggtcgtgaccctttagagggtcgccctcagcatggtcacttaagggctcgcagtgcctaaagcacgcacccgcaagaccggtgtgtttgtataagccggcccttgccaggctaacaaacgtaagacagtatcaaaaaaaaattctttaatgagtgacaatatttttattagttactataaattattattatattattatatttcagacacaatgggaagtaaagctatttctaggcaagaaaaggaaacgcaacaacgctgaaacttcggctaaagcaagaGCTAAAAGATTagtgtactaatgttataatatgcgtctgtagttatggttgttgctttttttactcattaaacacttgagcaacagttactcaaaggaaaaaaattgaaccttaagctaaaactCACAAAGCGGTATTTACCCGCGCCCGCCGCGATTGCGGGCCCGCAATTCCAAAAGCATGCAAATATATGTATGTCAAAAATCAATTAGctcattgaaatgttacatgagctttgtattttttagaggacccaattttatttttagaacatgtgtagggggtcaatagaagcttaacctcaagtttgtggggtcgccacccttgtcccctggccgccatcatggaaaaaggggtgaaaacacttttttcgcgatatcttggaaactatgcgtcttacataaattttgtaaagtcataatttgtagcaaattattttgcctacaaatatgtttatataactttttgccctaaattaaaaattaaagaagttataagcaaaaatgtgagaaaatgtttataaaagttttcttttttgctctataacttttttttatacattttacaaaaaaattacctcagactaacttgtaaatgatcttttgaggaaaattgttccttaatttttttttttatttcattcatttaaaacgctgttacagcgctccaaagtttaccgggttcgtcaatgctcatgagaatccggtcgaaacaaaatgtttaacttatttttgattttttattgtaaatatattattacaatttttgttaaattcgtacaactttacttatttattcctaactcttttctttgccatagaacttaccaaatttaacttatcgaaggttatgcaggtagaaaaggtatgagttaccatttggggataaaggagaaaaaaaacatatttgctacaaattatggctttacaaaatttttgtaagacgcatagtttcggagatatcgcgaaaaaagtgttttcaccccttttccaagatggcggccgggggacaagggtggcgacttAAGAtaaagcttctattgaccccccacacatggcccaaaaataaaaccgcgtcctccaagaaatgcaatattcggtccttaaattgtaacatttcaatggactaaatgcacatttcaaaactcgttttacgcccgcggcgtgcgcggttgtatgcgggccacggtagcaccagcgcgctgtgcggttagtaggtgggcgactgcagtagtcggtaggggaggggtggttacagaaatccgacgccattttcctccatcgtgatcgtttctgatatgtgtagcacagtaattttcctgatttattgtctgattacggagttctggtgcttatctttcggcttcatgatgagctccactttactaaaggatactttctaaatgcaattaatgcttaaatttttaaaccgTTTGCacttaaaaagtgaaaataacaattttaaaattggcgttaaaatttgttataaatgtttatttttttttataattacaaaatgatacatataaactatttcatgatgaattcttatcttctatacttataataaatctgtagagaggtaaattctgtacatgaaatatatttccaaaataataactatcagggggtgattagggatccatactgatgccaaaaatgcaattagtaaaatttttgtctgtctgtctgtctatctgtataaccgttatagaaacagaaactactcgacggattttaacgaaacttggtacaattatttgtcatactcctgtgctagttatagtatactttttatcacgctacaattaataggagcagagcagtgaagggaaatgttgggaaaatggGAGAAGTTActtcattttttaagcttccgtcgcgtgtgcaaccttaatagttaaagctacacagaaatcaagtatgacggaaatgttctccttaaaattatgtaaaaaatatcccacgacagcatatgtctatcttttatggttgactcacaataacacgtgtaacacccgatagcttagcagttcgaagctttctcattatatttgtctactcttacgtttataacactctcagtcatccctaattaaaaagttaacattattaaatattccataaaaagaatcatagaaatcggtatagaaacaccaaagttatacatgaaatacgctaataataagccatcatgcgtgaatactgaatcatgctataaggattatttttgtatatatatatataaggtcgcgaacgcacaggcaggcggcttgcttggcatctagaggctagcgaatcacctagcgagtagcttcgtaaaacgaacattctcgaacgttcgcgaccggctccatttttgaagtccgaaatccacgcgggcgaagctgcgggcggaagctagtatatttaataataggattcttcatttatcataaattcataaatcataagttacattccaattagataattaaagcgaaaagatcaaaattggttggtctgactataaaaatagccgacgcgctaactctacgcacacagctacgcacggttctgtgtgagtgaattttgcgaagaattacctatagttgacttcacgcgcggcacgtaaacgctcttaatgtTTACTGTCGAGATGACGTCAGCAACGTGGCCTATagcgtttttgtttatttgcgcgggaaatttaaaatgtaatatttaaatatactttaatggcacttattgattgaatatttttttttataaaattccttgtggtattttatcaccttaagattaatttgagacactTTTCAAAAAAGAGTAATaccctattaaaaataaataaatcgtatgTAGGTATGTAGTTTGAGGTatctaaacaaaatatcaacGTTTAACTTAATCATTCTTTAacgttttaatatcaaatattggtagaaagttattatttattttcgttgttCAATGAGTACTTACATCCAGGTACAATATATCGATACCGCGACGAAAGTTTGTAGCACACAAGAACGTAGGACGCTCGCTTCAAAGCCGACGACTGGCAGCTGGATGAATAAGTCAATCACCACCGAGGTAAGGACATTCAcatggaaaataattttttaatttttatataaacataaaatctaaCAAATCAACAAAAGTCGTAGAACAAATGTTGTtaatgatgttatttatttaatcctgCGAGGAtgcttatgtttataaaataaccaTGTATATGGCGTTACTGTACTCCAAAaagttaagtattatttaaaacttaaagacAACTGGATTTAAAACGGTTCGATTTTTGATTCGATTTTCGATTATTCGCATACAAATGAGTTTGAATAGTCACAACACTATGGTAAAGAACCTAACTAGGTAGCTTTGTAATGACGTCTAAAAACATCTATTgtatataatgattattttgctgtatttaaagattttgaatttaaattaagtgaTTAAGATGTacattttgtgataaaataaaaatagctacCAAGGTTTTACGGAAAACacctatataaaattgttacgtCTTAATAAGTATGAAACGTCAAACGTTACATCTTAGACTGCATGCAATAAGGATATTACTATATAATACAAGTTATACTATCTCGAGATTCATATTTTGCTGGGACAGCGTTCTTGTAAGATATCTACGTCAGCTCCAACAGCaaggtaaattgtttttaaaattaattttgttcacaTACTTACGTCCTgaaaaacattacattttaaaatttcttactaaaaacaaattattttaagttatgtaCACGTAAttcataacttataataatttggtactttaatattttgttactttgcGGCTACGTCCGCTTaggctaaatatattttttcattattactaTGTATTTCGAGTAACTTAAGTGCCTCAATGTTAATAACAAAATctagaaaattaagttagaattttattgctttttagtCTCATAAACTAGAGTGTCATTTATTGCAAAGAAAGTAGTTCTaacaacaaaagaaaaaaaaaatatttattaaaatcttacttaattagattcccgattttatttatttactaacttttgttcgcggctcaGCCCGCGtataaatgtttttccgggataaagttttccggaattaaagtcccgctatatattacCCCAGGATAGAAAGGAGCCTCTGTCCTTGCAAAggtctcaataccaaatttcatcgaaatccgtttagTGGTTCAGACTTGAAATCgtcatagataaaaatatttacgcacttataaaaataaagcttctGCTTGTGGCTCCATTGGCGTGAAAAAAAATCGGGATTAAATTCCCGCTATTTTCCGACATAAAAGCCCAGGTTTCAAACTATCTGAACGCCAATTTTTTTCGTATTCGGTCCTCACGAAACCATGACAATCAGTCAAagttatttttgcatttataataaaggaTGTCCCAGAAAAACTGTTTTCTATTTAATTCAAATCTTGCGTGAATTTTGGGATACCCTTTAGTAGTAAAAAGTATGGATTTGTGTAATACCAATACGTCAAAAtcagtttcattatttttaatttttctgtaGATATGTTTCTTTCGGATAATCTCCGAAATGGTTGAAAGGATTTTGTTTGAAGAGTTTTGCACCCACCTTTGTTAAGAATAAGATAGATAAATAAAGAGTACCATAATTTAGGcgtttaaaataagtattgagAAATCGCAATAAATAAACGGGACAAATCCGATTTTATGGGAAATAATATTCATGAACTTGATGACGAGATTGATTGACTTGTTTAACTTTTCAGCCTAAATATGGAAGACAATCCGGAACTTTTCAACAAATATAACAATCTCACTAGAATGGATGTTACAGAAACTCTAAAAGAATATGTACCAAAAATCAAATGGAGGTCAAACCCAAGAGTTTTGGACATCGGTTGCGCGGATGGTAGCGTCAGCAGCATTCTGTCCACCTACATACCGCAAAACTACGAAATGTTTCTCGGCTGCGACATCAACAGCAACTCCGTAAAGTTTGCAAACGCTCGATATGGGACGGAGCGCATCAAGTTCATCGTTCTCGACATAGAGGAGCCCATACCTGAAAATCTGAGAGAGAGTTTTGATCATGTGTTCTCGTTCTTCGCCTTGCACTGGCTCACTAATCCCGAGTATgttataagatatattatatatttacaactaTTAGCATAACTTATACGGCTTATGTGTCACCTTTGTT
It encodes:
- the LOC119193482 gene encoding juvenile hormone acid O-methyltransferase-like isoform X2 produces the protein MEDNPELFNKYNNLTRMDVTETLKEYVPKIKWRSNPRVLDIGCADGSVSSILSTYIPQNYEMFLGCDINSNSVKFANARYGTERIKFIVLDIEEPIPENLRESFDHVFSFFALHWLTNPEKGYMNIYNLLKPGGEIFLILSAESPYYDIYHSLFRTKKWAPHMQAYDTFVSPYHDCKDPDKVIYESFKKIGFRNIDVQCKQKVFVHESTNFLKNSVASINLFETPKHMQDEFLKISST
- the LOC119193482 gene encoding juvenile hormone acid O-methyltransferase-like isoform X1, whose product is MKRQTLHLRLHAIRILLYNTSYTISRFIFCWDSVLVRYLRQLQQQETLKEYVPKIKWRSNPRVLDIGCADGSVSSILSTYIPQNYEMFLGCDINSNSVKFANARYGTERIKFIVLDIEEPIPENLRESFDHVFSFFALHWLTNPEKGYMNIYNLLKPGGEIFLILSAESPYYDIYHSLFRTKKWAPHMQAYDTFVSPYHDCKDPDKVIYESFKKIGFRNIDVQCKQKVFVHESTNFLKNSVASINLFETPKHMQDEFLKISST